A window from Bombus pascuorum chromosome 12, iyBomPasc1.1, whole genome shotgun sequence encodes these proteins:
- the LOC132912562 gene encoding unc-112-related protein-like isoform X2 has translation MDWSDHALWWPERNHWLTRTRSTLDQYGVAADALLHFTPMHKTLRVQLPDTRCLDCKVDFSVKTFNAVINLCKELGIRHPEELSFCKPLESNHLKYNLKDLPAKKKIENQKNGHWNVPADTNTFIPVSQSPRGSTGSLDQSSPFMCAPVTPNNRNHSTPISSPVSQTGTWKRNNNSSGFGSTGSFNANNSTMSLEVLNGGLSESLAQSPTTISPEVRAKLIRPKNLVERARMNVAWLDSSLSIMEQGIREFDTLRLKFKFYSFYDLNPKTDAVRINMIYEQAKWQLLAEEIDCTEEEMLMFAALQVQVNLQASVPQPSYDSNGASSPVEDDIDAALTDLQVTLEGSNISNGPSDITQVPELCDYLRFLKPKRFTLKAFKRYWVTCRDLQLRLYKSREETNSTESPAHVINLRGCEVTPDVHLSQGRYGIRLEVPSAEGMAEMWIRCDNEQQYAKWMAACRLAAKGRSLADASYESEVNSITAFLQLQRPAPAPAINPSALDIVPEDYVAPRFAKKFKGKLVQRILEAHANVKDLPLIEAKLNYIKAWQSLPEYGISLFVVRFTGKSKDELLGIANNRLMRMELHSGDHLKTWRYNTMKAWNVNWEVKHMMVQFEEENIIFECQSADCKVVHEFIGGYIFLSMRSKEANQTLNEEMFHKLTGGWV, from the exons ATGGACTGGTCGGATCACGCGTTATGGTGGCCCGAGAGGAATCACTGGCTCACCAGAACAAGAAGCACTCTGGATCAGTATGGTGTTGCCGCGGATGCGCTTCTCCACTTCACACCGATGCACAAAACTCTGAGAGTACAGTTGCCGGACACGCGTTGCCTCGACTGCAAGGTCGACTTCTCCGTAAAGACGTTCAACGCCGTGATTAATCTGTGCAAGGAACTTG GTATCAGACATCCAGAAGAATTATCGTTTTGCAAACCGCTTGAGTCGAATCacttgaaatataatttgaaagatCTTCCGGCAAAGAAGAAGATCGAGAATCAGAAGAACGGCCATTGGAACGTCCCCGCGGACACGAACACGTTCATTCCAGTGAGTCAGAGTCCCAGAGGATCGACGGGCAGTCTGGACCAAAGCAGCCCTTTCATGTGCGCGCCGGTCACACCCAACAACAGAAATCACAGCACGCCGATCAGCTCGCCCGTCTCG CAAACCGGTACCTGGAAGAGGAACAACAACTCGTCGGGTTTTGGTAGCACAGGATCGTTCAACGCTAACAATAGCACTATGAGTCTTGAGGTATTGAACGGTGGGCTGTCCGAGTCTCTAGCCCAGAGTCCGACTACGATCTCACCAGAGGTGCGGGCAAAATTGATCAGGCCGAAGAACCTCGTGGAACGCGCCAGGATGAACGTGGCCTGGCTCGATTCGTCCTTGTCGATCATGGAACAGGGAATACGCGAATTCGACACCCTGAGGCTGAAATTCAAGTTCTATTCCTTCTATGATCTGAACCCGAAGACGGACGCTGTCAGGATCAACATGATTTACGAGCAGGCCAAATGGCAGCTGCTCGCCGAGGAAATCGACTGCACCGAGGAAGAAATGCTCATGTTCGCTGCGCTGCAG GTGCAAGTGAATCTTCAGGCGAGCGTACCGCAGCCGAGTTACGACAGCAATGGCGCCTCCTCTCCGGTCGAGGACGACATTGACGCAGCCTTGACGGACCTTCAAGTCACTTTAGAGGGCAGTAATATTAGTAATGGTCCCAGCGACATCACCCAGGTGCCCGAGTTGTGCGACTACCTTCGCTTTTTGAAGCCGAAGCGCTTCACCTTGAAGGCATTTAAGCGCTACTGGGTCACGTGCAGAGACCTTCAGCTGAGGCTATACAAGAGTCGGGAGGAGACAAATAGCACCGAGTCGCCTGCCCACGTGATCAATTTGCGTGGATGCGAGGTCACGCCCGATGTCCATCTCTCGCAAGGTCGCTACGGGATCAGGTTGGAGGTGCCCAGTGCCGAGGGCATGGCCGAGATGTGGATCAGATGCGACAAC GAACAACAATATGCGAAATGGATGGCGGCGTGCAGATTAGCGGCGAAGGGGCGTTCTCTCGCAGATGCCTCTTACGAAAGCGAGGTGAACAGTATCACGGCTTTCTTGCAATTGCAAAGGCCCGCCCCTGCACCTGCGATCAATCCCAGCGCTCTTGATATCGTGCCCGAAGATTACGTCGCGCCTAGATTTGCGAAGAAGTTCAAAGGAAAG CTGGTTCAGAGGATTTTGGAGGCACACGCTAACGTGAAAGATCTGCCTCTAATCGAGGCCAAATTGAACTACATCAAAGCGTGGCAATCTCTTCCCGAGTACGGGATCTCTCTGTTTGTAGTTAGATTCACTGGAAAGAGTAAAGACGAACTGTTGGGGATCGCTAATAATAGGTTGATGCGAATGGAGCTGCACAGTGGTGATCACTTGAAAACTTGGAGATACAATACGATGAAG GCATGGAACGTAAACTGGGAAGTAAAACATATGATGGTTCAATTCGAGGAAGAGAATATTATCTTTGAGTGCCAGTCTGCAGACTGTAAAGTCGTTCACGAATTCATTGGAGGATATATATTCTTGTCGATGCGATCGAAAGAGGCGAATCAAACGTTGAACGAAGAGATGTTCCACAAGCTAACTGGTGGATGGGTTTAG
- the LOC132912562 gene encoding unc-112-related protein-like isoform X1: MYSDGHEVDGSWVLRVYVTDLQVERSLRVKGELHIGGVMLRLVEDLDIAMDWSDHALWWPERNHWLTRTRSTLDQYGVAADALLHFTPMHKTLRVQLPDTRCLDCKVDFSVKTFNAVINLCKELGIRHPEELSFCKPLESNHLKYNLKDLPAKKKIENQKNGHWNVPADTNTFIPVSQSPRGSTGSLDQSSPFMCAPVTPNNRNHSTPISSPVSQTGTWKRNNNSSGFGSTGSFNANNSTMSLEVLNGGLSESLAQSPTTISPEVRAKLIRPKNLVERARMNVAWLDSSLSIMEQGIREFDTLRLKFKFYSFYDLNPKTDAVRINMIYEQAKWQLLAEEIDCTEEEMLMFAALQVQVNLQASVPQPSYDSNGASSPVEDDIDAALTDLQVTLEGSNISNGPSDITQVPELCDYLRFLKPKRFTLKAFKRYWVTCRDLQLRLYKSREETNSTESPAHVINLRGCEVTPDVHLSQGRYGIRLEVPSAEGMAEMWIRCDNEQQYAKWMAACRLAAKGRSLADASYESEVNSITAFLQLQRPAPAPAINPSALDIVPEDYVAPRFAKKFKGKLVQRILEAHANVKDLPLIEAKLNYIKAWQSLPEYGISLFVVRFTGKSKDELLGIANNRLMRMELHSGDHLKTWRYNTMKAWNVNWEVKHMMVQFEEENIIFECQSADCKVVHEFIGGYIFLSMRSKEANQTLNEEMFHKLTGGWV; encoded by the exons ATATCGCCATGGACTGGTCGGATCACGCGTTATGGTGGCCCGAGAGGAATCACTGGCTCACCAGAACAAGAAGCACTCTGGATCAGTATGGTGTTGCCGCGGATGCGCTTCTCCACTTCACACCGATGCACAAAACTCTGAGAGTACAGTTGCCGGACACGCGTTGCCTCGACTGCAAGGTCGACTTCTCCGTAAAGACGTTCAACGCCGTGATTAATCTGTGCAAGGAACTTG GTATCAGACATCCAGAAGAATTATCGTTTTGCAAACCGCTTGAGTCGAATCacttgaaatataatttgaaagatCTTCCGGCAAAGAAGAAGATCGAGAATCAGAAGAACGGCCATTGGAACGTCCCCGCGGACACGAACACGTTCATTCCAGTGAGTCAGAGTCCCAGAGGATCGACGGGCAGTCTGGACCAAAGCAGCCCTTTCATGTGCGCGCCGGTCACACCCAACAACAGAAATCACAGCACGCCGATCAGCTCGCCCGTCTCG CAAACCGGTACCTGGAAGAGGAACAACAACTCGTCGGGTTTTGGTAGCACAGGATCGTTCAACGCTAACAATAGCACTATGAGTCTTGAGGTATTGAACGGTGGGCTGTCCGAGTCTCTAGCCCAGAGTCCGACTACGATCTCACCAGAGGTGCGGGCAAAATTGATCAGGCCGAAGAACCTCGTGGAACGCGCCAGGATGAACGTGGCCTGGCTCGATTCGTCCTTGTCGATCATGGAACAGGGAATACGCGAATTCGACACCCTGAGGCTGAAATTCAAGTTCTATTCCTTCTATGATCTGAACCCGAAGACGGACGCTGTCAGGATCAACATGATTTACGAGCAGGCCAAATGGCAGCTGCTCGCCGAGGAAATCGACTGCACCGAGGAAGAAATGCTCATGTTCGCTGCGCTGCAG GTGCAAGTGAATCTTCAGGCGAGCGTACCGCAGCCGAGTTACGACAGCAATGGCGCCTCCTCTCCGGTCGAGGACGACATTGACGCAGCCTTGACGGACCTTCAAGTCACTTTAGAGGGCAGTAATATTAGTAATGGTCCCAGCGACATCACCCAGGTGCCCGAGTTGTGCGACTACCTTCGCTTTTTGAAGCCGAAGCGCTTCACCTTGAAGGCATTTAAGCGCTACTGGGTCACGTGCAGAGACCTTCAGCTGAGGCTATACAAGAGTCGGGAGGAGACAAATAGCACCGAGTCGCCTGCCCACGTGATCAATTTGCGTGGATGCGAGGTCACGCCCGATGTCCATCTCTCGCAAGGTCGCTACGGGATCAGGTTGGAGGTGCCCAGTGCCGAGGGCATGGCCGAGATGTGGATCAGATGCGACAAC GAACAACAATATGCGAAATGGATGGCGGCGTGCAGATTAGCGGCGAAGGGGCGTTCTCTCGCAGATGCCTCTTACGAAAGCGAGGTGAACAGTATCACGGCTTTCTTGCAATTGCAAAGGCCCGCCCCTGCACCTGCGATCAATCCCAGCGCTCTTGATATCGTGCCCGAAGATTACGTCGCGCCTAGATTTGCGAAGAAGTTCAAAGGAAAG CTGGTTCAGAGGATTTTGGAGGCACACGCTAACGTGAAAGATCTGCCTCTAATCGAGGCCAAATTGAACTACATCAAAGCGTGGCAATCTCTTCCCGAGTACGGGATCTCTCTGTTTGTAGTTAGATTCACTGGAAAGAGTAAAGACGAACTGTTGGGGATCGCTAATAATAGGTTGATGCGAATGGAGCTGCACAGTGGTGATCACTTGAAAACTTGGAGATACAATACGATGAAG GCATGGAACGTAAACTGGGAAGTAAAACATATGATGGTTCAATTCGAGGAAGAGAATATTATCTTTGAGTGCCAGTCTGCAGACTGTAAAGTCGTTCACGAATTCATTGGAGGATATATATTCTTGTCGATGCGATCGAAAGAGGCGAATCAAACGTTGAACGAAGAGATGTTCCACAAGCTAACTGGTGGATGGGTTTAG